AAAGGCATTATTATGGTTAGGATAACTGCAGATGGACAGGTGTTGTTCATAAATCGTGCACTTGGTTACACAAGGATTTCGCCTTGTTCTTGGCGCTATAAATGAGCCAGAGAACTCTTGAAAATGTAAGTCTTCAAATGTTGAGGTATCACATCGCAGAGTACAACTTTGTGCTGCCAAACCAGGGGTGACCATTCCCCCTTCACCATTGGCAGTATCTAACCTTGGTTACTCGTGTTTTTATATAAAAGTAAATACTATATATTggaactagaaaaacaaaatatttttacaTCTCTTTCTTCTCTCTTTGCTTTGTCCATTTTCTCTACCTGATTTATATAAAGAACAACAAATACAACTTTAGAAATTTACCATTGAATCATGGTTCCAAACCTTTTATATTTTCAGTTCATTAAAGTTTACAATCCACTTTATTGTTTCTCATTTTTTTTGCtaggttttttttattgtttctcctgcttattttatttccaaaaattaaATATGCGTAATCAAGGTTCAGAAATATCCAATAGGGAAGGAGGAAAATGCACCCCTAATTTAGTAGGAGTGTACGAAGTCGTACTCCACATTGCAGTAAATAGTATGTTTCAGGTTTATGGATAGAAaataagcttgtaagtccattggttggacaTAATATGTTAATCTTTCCCTTAAGCTAATCTAAGTGAGTTTGTCGGCTAACATATTGCCTTGCAGCTCTATTAATTCGAAAATACCTCCCAAACCAGCCCCCACCCCCAACTCAATTTCTTTGAAGCATGGCATTAACCCCTCTTTGTAGCCCATATTACAGAGAGGGTTAATGCCATGCTTCAAAGAAATTGAGTTGGGGGTGGGAGCTGGTTTGGGGGTATTTCCGTTGCATAACTTAGGGTAGTGTGGTGTTCGCAAACGTGCAAGTTTATAAGGATGAAATACGAGTATGTAATAAGAGAACCACCGTACATGTCATAGTTGCGTAAAAAAATTTGCTTGGAGCATTTACAGGTTTGACAATAGCCACGAATAGTTCAAGAGATTGTTTGTTTTCCCTTTGACTCACCAGCTTCGTCTTAAACTCTAACCTTACATGAATCTGACTCATTATACGCGAATCGAACTTGTTATTTATATAGGACTCAAATAATATGGTTATAAATTTTTTTCATATCCAGTCATATATGTGACAAACAAGTTAGGTGtaaaattatactccctccgttttcgAAAAGAAATATTACTCCGAGTATCATATTTTTTAATTTAGTCAATTTTTAGACTAAAAAGAAAAAGTGACGATGGAGTATTTGTCATGAATACTTCCGAGTCAGCCCCAATTTTTAGgctaaaaagaaaaaatgacGAGAGAGTATTTGTCATCAATACTTCCGAGTCAGTCCTGGTGTTGTAAATCCGAAAAATAAAAAACGACAAGGTGTACGATGAGTTTAAACAAGGTGTACGAGAATGATTTAATTTTGACGCCCGTGTTCCATAGGGACACAAACAAGTTGAACGATGAGTTTAAACTTTTAATGTGTTCCACGTCGTTGGTTGGAAAGGACATCTCCTACAATTGCCTAACTTAACTGCTTTCTTAAATTTATTATTTCTgcatatatttttgttttctgtAAACCAGAAATTTGTATCACACCCCAAACCTAAAGAGAAGCAGATTTCTTCGCAAGTTATTCTTCCCACTCAGGTAATAATTTATGATATACTTACAGGAGTTCCTCTATCGAGTTTGATCCGATTCAGGTGTGTATGCAAAAACTGGTCTAAGATATCAGCGGATCCATAGATGTTAATACGGCGCTGAGATTGATCTTCCCTTGGTTGTGCATCCATTTCACCCTGATTTGAGATTGCCAGGGTTTTCAAGGGCTATGACGAAGATTGGGAGCTTTATTGCCCTCCAAAAGTCCATGAGCAGTCCATGAGTGCAACAAAAAGAATTTGTTTGAATTCCTAttgattttgagatttgtaattaAGTTAAGAAGAGAGGTGCAGAATAATCAACTTCGACGAGTCTGTTCCTCAACGTATGACAAACTGGACATTAGATCAAATGAATCCGATGAAGGATAGACTACTCATGTCTTGTTTCTAGTTTCAGATACGCAAAGAAGTAGCATTCTAATCACCTTCCTCTTCTTGTGTATAAGCCTCTAAGAGAGGATAAAACTCACAAATCTGCTTAAATTCAATTCCTCTACCTTGGAAAAGACTCACAGACGAAACAAATTTAAACTGTTTTGAATAAGGGCAATTCCTTGGTCTTACAAATGTGGTAGAATCATTCCGAACCGATTTTGATGCCATCGCCGAGTAAGGAAAACCGCGAGAACGTTAACCACTTCTTCAAAATGAAAAACACGTTGTAAgaaaggaacaaagaaaaatataatTGAAGATGTTTAATGATCTTTTAAGCATTTTTTCCGTTATCAGTAAATAATGTAATATTGCGTTTCGCTTATATCTGATAATTAAATGTAATTATTCATTTTTGATTCAGCAATAATACAACTCTATTAAAGTTCAATTATCTTTGCCCATCACTTTCTATGGTTTTCTACAGTTTATTTAGTCACTTTTCTATACAACATGCACTATATGCAACATGTAACAGAGTAAACTTAATAACTAGTGGCTTGCAATAAACTTTAATAAAGTTATGTCATTGATAaatcaaaaatgaaaaattatGCTGTATTTAATTATCAGGTATAAGTAAAATGTAATAAAACATTGGAGAAATATGGCAGTAAAATCATTTAACATCTCCAGAGAGCTTGCAATACTGTAAAGCAATGATTTAACCATAAATAAATGAAACTAGTAATTGAATTAGTTTCACACAAAcctgaaaaagaaaatcaaaaccccAATTTGTTAATTCAAGATCAGTCCAACCATAAAATCACTCGTGTAGTTGTACTTGCAAATGAATCATTTCATAAAGTAATCACTTTATGAAGATGTTAAATGCAGTATTGCAAGCTCTCTGTTGGTTTTTGTTAATCCTAAATCAGGGCTTTTTCTCAATTAGGGCAATTTTATGAGTATTATGCTTGGAAAATTGATTCAAGTTGTAACATTATCAGCAAAAACATGATGATTCTCACATTGTTGATCAATTTAGAAATGATAAGTCTAGGCCGTTCTCTGATAATTATATGAATTAGAATGTACTTTAGAGTTTGGATTTTTAATCTTTAGGTATGTTCACATGGGATGATCACCTTTTGTCATGATTTCCTCTTTGATTTCTGTTTGACATTTGAAAGTGCCTAGGATTTAAACTCAACCTACACTAGAACATACTCTGGCTGTAAAATTGCGATATGAATAAGAAAACCCTTTCGGTACTGAGAAAAGAATTGAAATGATTTCTCTTTGCTTTCAATGAGTagaattttgttttgcttttaatgAGTAGAATTCAAGCATCCTCAACATTTGATAAACTACCCAAAAAGAGCAATATAAAATCCAAGGATTAGTACAATGTTTTTCCTAATTTCTCACGTAATGTCCAGAGCCTTTGGTCGGCAAAACAATATTTGTATACAAATCCTGATAAAGCTGGGTTTGATTGAATATTAAAACTCATGAatgaatgtgtttttttttttaattaagtaCAAGTAGCAACCACGAGATGTCATACTTATATGCCCTGTTTGTTTTCTTGCAAAGAAAgaatttcttccatcaaaattagCAGCCTTGCTAATACCTAACACAACAGTGGCACTGAGGCAGTACAATGCATAAACAGAAAGATTCCATCAATCTCGAATCTTGATACACTGAGTACAATACAGGACTGTACACGCGTGCAACGTATGTAAGAGCATATTGTTTGCCGacgtgcaacgcacgtgcactccacttgttCACTTTAATCCCTGGAATCCACACATCATGTACAGTTTTCCAACCTAAAGCTCCCgagcggctacgatgtggtcgggccacagtTCCTTTTTATATTTTGACACATATTgtaaagtagaaaaaaaaaatttaaaaattattttattacACGACTGTTTAACTAAAAAAGAAATTAACTTCCTACTTTTCTCAAAAAGTGAATGTTTTACGGGAATTTAGAGGGGGCAGGTTTTTAGGTTATACAAGTGTCAAGAAATAAAGATGTGAGTATGTGGTCCGACCACATCATAGACGGAGTGCTAAAGCTCCAACAAATACAAAACAACATGTTTAACGATCTTTCCAAACTAAACTGCACTAAATTACTTATAGATACAGCTAGAACTGCACTTACAGACACGAAGTACACAGTTAGCTACTTAGCTGAGCCACTAGGAAACAATGCTATCTCATCTAAATAGTTATTTTTGCAATTTGATATCTTCGATAAATGATCAGAAAAATCGTAATTGTTAATGTCAGTAAAACTTTTGTACTCCTCAAAAACAATCTTACCAAATCTTTCTCGGCGTGTTTCCAAAAACACCCGCCTGCCAAACTCATTTGACTTGAGATGTAACAACAAATACTGAGGAATCAAATCTAGTGAGATGGGTAAGATTCATAATAACAAAATCCATCGTCAAAGATAAGTGATTCCATACTTGGTTGAAACGCAGAGAAAGTTAGGTAGTATTTCACCAATACAACACCATAGATTAAGCTCATTACGAAATTCATATCCAACATATATATGAAGCTGCAGTTATTACTTGCAAATGAATCATTTCATAAAGTGAAGGCAAACTCTTTATGaaatgaacttgatgaggaagaAGCTTTAAACTATATCAGATAATATTAGACGTCTCACATGAATAACACTATGGAGAAGCTTGGTTGCGAGATAACCAAGTTCACCCCTTTCCCCACTATTTGGTGGATGTGAAAGAACAATTTCTGCATCAAGCAAAATATCGTAAGAACTTTGCTTGAAGCAAAAATTATCCTTTCACGTTCAACGAGTAGTGGGGAAGAGATAGAATTGGTTATCTCGCGATTAAGCTTCATGCATGGTGTGTCTTATGTGAAAGGTTAACAATATCTAATTATAGTTTAAAGTTTCTTACCTATCAAGAtcatttccaaaaatgtttgctTTCAATTGATAACTTGAGTCCTTTGGAAGTAATGACTACAATTTCATGTGTTGGATATGGATTTCGTGATGTGCATTCTACGTGGACCAGCATTCTACCCTATTGGATTGTTGAAATACTACTCAACCAAATCTCACCAAATCTGGAGTCACTTATCTTTGTCGATGGATTTTGTGATTATGACCTATCTCACTAAATTTAAACCCAGTGTATGTTGCTACATCTCAAATTAATTGAGTTCCACGGGTGTTTCTGGGATCAACCCGAGAAGAATTTGATAAGATTGTTTTTGAAGAATGCAAAAGTTTTACAGGCAGTAAGAATTACAATTTCAGTGCAATCACCTTACTCACTAAAGAAACCAAATTACGGAAAGAAAGGTTTAGACGAGATAAGTAGCCGTGAACCCTAGGTAAATGAATTCAGAAAACTAAGAAACTAAAGATCAACATCAACTTCTGTTTACCTCCGAAATGCTGAACGCCGGAAGTTAGTAATGATAATAACCACCTAACCTTTTTCTTCTTGATCAGATTGATTCCTGGATTACTtgatcagaaaattagggtttatgttttttagggtttttaagaaaaaaaatcttacaaATGAAGCTGAACACAAGAAGATGATGATATAGGGCCCCAAACAAAAGTTTACATTGTAGTATACGATCTCTAAAGTTCAACTGATGTCCTGAGATTCACTGAAGAATCACCCGAGGAGAAGAGGCTGTGGAGAGTTACGGCCGGCAGAGGGCGAGACAGAGAGAAAGGGGGTCGGAGGAGACACGATAAGTTACCCTAAACTATATATTACCCTTGACCCTGTTTATTCGGTTGTTAATATCCTGACAAcctctgtttcaggaaaagtgatactttcacctttCGTCTAAAATTtgacagaaaataaaatgaaagtatCACATTTTCTAAAACGAAAGGCACATCTCAGTGTATCCATTAAAGCATCACATTTACTGGGGTGGAGGCActataccaccaccaccacctaaaaTACCACCCCTGTGGAGCCTAAAAGCGGAGATAAATCAAAACAGATTTGTGCAAAATGTTCAACAGATAAAACATACTAAATATCCATTTTTTTGTTGTTAGCCTGTTACAACAATGTCAGCAGTCTGTACAATGTCAAAATATAAATGTACAAACATCAATGGAAACACTAACCTCCTTGACAACTTTTCGACTGCGTAACTTGCATATAAGTAGAGGAATACCTGAGGTTGTAGGGGCGTCAGTACTAGGCCCTCATGACAGGCTCCATAAGCTTTTCAAAGTCGACTTCTGCTGACCGGTACTTCAATTTGAAACCACTCTCAATCCATGCCCTCATGCACAACATTGGCTGTGTGCTAGCACAGGGAAGACAAAACCTTTGATTCTCAACCTCATCACCTTTTTCACTGAAAGCCTCATCAGGCGAAACTGAAGTGGACTGGACAGCCAGGAAATCTTGAGCCATTACAGATAAACGTGGGTACTTAGAACTGTTTCGTTTCCACCAGTCTAAGATATCAGTGGTGATGGGAGATGGAGCCTCGGACAAATACTGGCTGAGCTCATCTGTAGATGTTGGCATGTCAACTCTACGTCTTTTCCAATTGCCTCCATCATCATTTTCCTGAGGGTTGTACCCATTAGCCGGTGTTGGAAAATGGGAATAATTCCTCATGAAATGGTCCCTTGCCTCTTGCAGATTGCTTTCCAGTTTGAATCTTTCAGGGATAAGTTCAACTTTTATCCTTGGATCGAGGATTACCGCCATGTAAGTGTATAAGTTATGTACTTGGTCGTTATAGATCTTACCCTTTATCGCCATATCTTCAGCACATTTCTTTAGCCAGTCTGGGGCATTGCGGGAACCCCTGCAAGCAGAAATCATCTCGAAGACATGATCCATAAACAGTAGTACCAGTCCAACAGTTGGGATTTTGCTTGTGCAAATGTTGTTTGCGGTCTTCTGGAACGGCTCAAGGAATAGGTGCATGATACTGACAGAAACTTTCTCTCCAGGGTTCAGGAGAATGCAACTACCATCCAGAGTATCTGCATGCTTTCTTATAACAGCATCCATGGATTTAGAGGCCTAAAAGAGGTAATACATTAAATCAGATTTGTGTTCTCCCTAAAAAtggtaaaaaaactaaaaatttacAGTAGATGTGATGAACTCTGAAGTTTACCTTGCGCGCGATATCCAGCATTGCATAACTGCCACTCCATCGAGTTGAAACATCAATAGGGAATTCCCATGAACCTTCTTGATATGCTGATGCTGTTTGCTTGAAATCAGATGATATTGCTGGAGACGTGTTCAATTCGAGTACGAAGTCCCGTATTTTagatatcacaggttttgcattGCTCAGACCATCCCCTATGATTAGGTTTAGTGTTCTAGCAGCACATGGGATATAGCAGAAGGCCATTGAATTCTGACCATCCAAATACTCTTTTAGTGTGAGGCAAGCATGGGCGGCCTTCTGACTGTTATCATGGGTGCAGGAGAGAATTTTGTTTCCAATGTTGTAAATCTTGAGGACTTTCACAATAGCGCGGTAGATATCAGCACCAGAGCATGAATAAGGTATGCGAGAAATGTCAAGAAGAACCTTATGCAGAGACCAGCTCTCATCAATCCAGTGGCCAGTGACGCTCATGTAGAAGATTTGTTCGTAGGAAGTCCAGAACTCAAGGGTAAGTGAGATTTTAGAGTTAACAAGTTCTAATGAAGCCTTTACATCTTCCCGCGTGCTTTTGAATACCTCCCGAATGATAGCTTGAAGCCTTTCATTCGACCATAATTTGACCATgggattgacaaacttgaaggaGTTTGATAGCCACTTATCTTGCAACGCAGAGGGAGGAAAAGAACCTCCCATGAGCCACCTAAGTAGTAACCAGTTCAGATTGTCAAGATCCACAGTATTACTCTTCGATGCAGTTGTGATAAGCTGTGTCGATGAGTTTGAGACGATATCACCCATCTTATCATATTCATCAGGATGACGATGCTTCAGATGCCTTTGCAAATTCCCTTGGTGGAAAAACAAGTTGGATATTAATAAAAACAGCTTTAAGCAAAA
This genomic interval from Papaver somniferum cultivar HN1 unplaced genomic scaffold, ASM357369v1 unplaced-scaffold_107, whole genome shotgun sequence contains the following:
- the LOC113328208 gene encoding zinc finger BED domain-containing protein DAYSLEEPER-like is translated as MELPSILYLKFFETAPDGKSRNCKFCKQSYPITTALGNLGRHLKYYHPGYDKMDDAIFSLSPQPITIVSSLGDVNARPSPQPITAGRETADNNGGAAPRSSLWPMASVTKMDDKMSNAFPSSSQLSIPTVSQGADTMGDAISRPSPQSITTASNRDVEPKNTTEIVEAASLYLKFFETAPDGKSRSCKFCNQSYPVPTAYGNLGRHLKYRHPEYEKMGEVLSSPSPQRIATVSERADKMGNAIPIPSPQPIATVTETAAKKPEAVPRPSLQPITTVAKTADKGNVTPAAKPTENSVTSFFKISLDGMSQICKLCNLSYSIATAIGNLQRHLKHRHPDEYDKMGDIVSNSSTQLITTASKSNTVDLDNLNWLLLRWLMGGSFPPSALQDKWLSNSFKFVNPMVKLWSNERLQAIIREVFKSTREDVKASLELVNSKISLTLEFWTSYEQIFYMSVTGHWIDESWSLHKVLLDISRIPYSCSGADIYRAIVKVLKIYNIGNKILSCTHDNSQKAAHACLTLKEYLDGQNSMAFCYIPCAARTLNLIIGDGLSNAKPVISKIRDFVLELNTSPAISSDFKQTASAYQEGSWEFPIDVSTRWSGSYAMLDIARKASKSMDAVIRKHADTLDGSCILLNPGEKVSVSIMHLFLEPFQKTANNICTSKIPTVGLVLLFMDHVFEMISACRGSRNAPDWLKKCAEDMAIKGKIYNDQVHNLYTYMAVILDPRIKVELIPERFKLESNLQEARDHFMRNYSHFPTPANGYNPQENDDGGNWKRRRVDMPTSTDELSQYLSEAPSPITTDILDWWKRNSSKYPRLSVMAQDFLAVQSTSVSPDEAFSEKGDEVENQRFCLPCASTQPMLCMRAWIESGFKLKYRSAEVDFEKLMEPVMRA